From the genome of Deinococcus aerius, one region includes:
- a CDS encoding phosphoenolpyruvate carboxylase → MGLKADVNVLGRTLGQVLREQEGEDFFDLVERTRALVREVRAGGDDAELRGLLSGLSAHDAGNLARAFTWYFQLVNLAEEYERVRVLSGTQGVRPQSLEQALVELKAQGVSAEEAEALLSRLDLGLTFTAHPTEMRRRTVRSHLVEIARDIPNLEGEGQERVAAHVEALWRTPELRRLKPTVLDEVKGGLNYISSIAQALPVLQRDLARAFRNVYGRETDARLPLSFSSWMGGDRDGNPFVTPEATRETLSLHRERARELLLGTIRQAYADLSQEDLEGGEAYRAELQALYDAVQGGQPVDLLPRLEALRERLHANGQHRTADLLLTPLLTVARVFGIHLVSLDVREHSGQTGAAVARLLAEAGVEPDYLALPEHAKQEVLTRELRSRRPLWPAGEALPPELEAAIGPIREVQAATRLSGPRAFGRYIISMSESVSDVLEPLLLAREVGFRVLPVPLFETLDDLQRAPQVVWELLSVPEYRAVLVGDVQEIMLGYSDSNKDTGFLAANWALHEAQRRISDVCRRAGVPWRFFHGRGTSIGRGGGPASRAILGQPAGTIDAGIRITEQGEALADKYSHPVLARRNLEQALYGMILAAARPAQSPPEEWTEAMSRAARASAQAYRALVDDPDFLPFFEAVTPIHEIARLNIASRPVRRPGAPTLTNLRAIPWVMSWTQNRANLPGWYGLCEGLREIGPDLARTMYAEWPFFRTVLDNAQMSLAKSDFLIFAEYLRLSGEHRLAEQLRASYDETVRLVQEIVGGELLTNEPRLRESIKLRNPYIDPIHRIQVEMLCRARSQEGGLDEYERPLLLSIQGIAAGVRNTG, encoded by the coding sequence ATGGGCCTGAAGGCGGACGTGAACGTGCTGGGCCGCACGCTGGGACAGGTGCTGAGGGAACAGGAGGGCGAGGACTTCTTCGACCTCGTCGAGCGGACGCGGGCCCTGGTGCGCGAGGTGCGCGCGGGGGGCGACGACGCCGAGTTGCGGGGGCTGCTGAGCGGGCTTTCCGCCCACGACGCCGGGAACCTGGCGCGGGCGTTCACCTGGTACTTCCAGCTTGTGAACCTCGCCGAGGAGTACGAGCGGGTGCGGGTGCTGTCGGGAACGCAGGGCGTGCGGCCCCAGAGCCTGGAGCAGGCGCTCGTGGAGTTGAAGGCCCAGGGCGTGAGCGCGGAGGAGGCCGAGGCCCTGCTGTCGCGGCTGGACCTGGGCCTCACCTTCACCGCCCACCCCACCGAGATGCGCCGCCGCACGGTGCGCAGCCACCTCGTGGAAATCGCGCGGGACATCCCCAATCTGGAGGGCGAGGGGCAGGAGCGGGTCGCCGCCCATGTCGAGGCGCTGTGGCGCACGCCGGAGCTACGCCGGTTAAAACCCACCGTTCTGGACGAGGTCAAGGGCGGGCTGAACTACATCTCCTCCATCGCGCAGGCGCTGCCGGTCTTGCAACGGGACCTCGCGCGGGCCTTTCGGAACGTGTACGGGCGGGAGACGGACGCGCGGCTCCCCCTCTCCTTCTCCTCATGGATGGGTGGAGACCGCGATGGCAACCCCTTCGTGACCCCGGAGGCGACCCGCGAGACGTTGAGCCTGCACCGCGAGCGGGCGCGGGAGTTGCTGCTGGGGACGATCCGGCAGGCCTACGCCGACCTCAGCCAGGAGGACCTGGAGGGCGGGGAGGCGTACCGGGCGGAGTTGCAGGCCCTTTACGACGCGGTGCAGGGCGGCCAGCCGGTGGACCTCCTGCCCCGGCTGGAGGCGCTGCGGGAGCGGCTGCACGCGAATGGGCAGCACCGCACCGCCGACCTCCTGCTCACGCCGCTGCTGACGGTCGCGCGGGTGTTCGGGATTCACCTCGTCAGCCTGGATGTCCGCGAGCATTCCGGGCAGACGGGGGCGGCGGTCGCGCGGCTGCTCGCGGAGGCGGGAGTGGAGCCGGACTACCTCGCCCTCCCCGAGCACGCCAAGCAGGAGGTCCTGACCCGGGAACTGCGCTCGCGCCGCCCGCTGTGGCCCGCCGGGGAGGCGCTGCCGCCCGAGCTGGAGGCGGCCATCGGCCCCATCCGCGAGGTGCAGGCGGCCACCCGGCTGAGCGGCCCGCGCGCCTTTGGCCGCTACATCATCTCCATGAGCGAGAGCGTGTCCGACGTGCTGGAGCCGCTGCTACTGGCGCGAGAGGTGGGCTTCCGGGTGCTCCCCGTGCCGCTCTTCGAGACGCTGGACGACCTTCAGCGGGCGCCGCAGGTCGTGTGGGAACTCCTCAGCGTGCCCGAGTACCGCGCCGTGCTGGTCGGGGACGTGCAGGAGATCATGCTGGGCTACTCCGACTCCAACAAGGACACGGGCTTTCTGGCGGCGAACTGGGCCCTGCACGAGGCGCAGCGCCGGATCAGCGACGTGTGCCGCCGGGCGGGGGTGCCGTGGCGCTTCTTCCACGGACGGGGCACGTCCATCGGGCGGGGGGGCGGTCCGGCCTCGCGGGCCATTCTGGGGCAGCCCGCCGGGACCATCGACGCGGGCATCCGCATCACCGAGCAGGGGGAGGCGCTGGCGGACAAGTACAGCCACCCGGTCCTCGCCCGGCGCAACCTGGAGCAGGCGCTGTACGGCATGATCCTCGCCGCCGCCCGGCCCGCGCAAAGCCCGCCCGAGGAGTGGACGGAGGCGATGAGCCGCGCCGCCCGCGCGAGTGCCCAGGCTTACCGCGCCCTGGTGGACGACCCCGACTTCCTCCCCTTCTTCGAGGCGGTCACCCCCATCCACGAGATCGCCCGGCTGAACATCGCCTCGCGGCCCGTTCGCCGCCCGGGCGCCCCGACGCTGACCAACCTGCGCGCGATCCCCTGGGTGATGAGCTGGACACAGAACCGCGCCAACCTCCCCGGCTGGTACGGTCTGTGCGAGGGGCTGCGCGAGATCGGCCCGGACCTTGCCCGCACCATGTACGCCGAGTGGCCCTTTTTCCGCACGGTTCTGGACAACGCGCAGATGAGCCTCGCCAAGAGCGACTTCCTGATCTTTGCCGAGTACCTGCGCCTCTCGGGGGAACACCGGCTGGCCGAACAGTTGCGCGCCTCCTACGACGAGACCGTGCGCCTCGTGCAGGAGATCGTCGGCGGCGAACTGCTGACGAACGAGCCGAGGCTGCGCGAGAGCATCAAACTGCGCAACCCGTACATTGACCCCATCCACCGCATTCAGGTGGAGATGCTGTGCCGGGCCCGGAGCCAGGAGGGCGGCCTGGACGAGTACGAGCGGCCCCTGCTGCTGAGCATTCAGGGGATCGCGGCGGGGGTGCGCAACACGGGGTGA
- the malQ gene encoding 4-alpha-glucanotransferase: MTIKRSSGVLLHPTSLPGPYGIGELGAHARHFVDWLSQAGQTYWQVMPLGPTGYGDSPYQAFSAFAGNPYLIDLATLREEGLLGEGDFADLPTFNADRVDFGLQYVWRSGMLRRAYAHFLSGSAEHLRTDFEAFKTEEASWLDDYSLFAALKDEQGGLPWNAWEPGLRDRELGALAAARGRLASDIERVKFIQFLFFRQWTALRGYARERGVQVIGDIPIFVAMDSSDAWANRGQFYFDDQGQPTVVAGVPPDYFSETGQLWGNPLYRWDVMKADGFKWWIERFRGSLHLYDLIRIDHFRGLAGYWEIPFPAETAIHGQWVPALGHEMLEAVQNALGSIPIIAEDLGVITPDVEKLRDDFELPGMAVLQFAFGGGDFSVNAFLPHNLRVNQVVYTGTHDNDTSRGWWRNADESERHNFRTYTHNNPTEETFAWQLIELAFGSRADLAIVPLQDVLNLGSEFRMNLPGTTGPQNWTWRYREGELRPDLAARLREVTERTGRLA, translated from the coding sequence ATGACCATCAAGCGTTCCAGCGGCGTGCTGCTGCATCCCACCAGCCTTCCCGGTCCTTACGGCATCGGGGAACTCGGGGCACACGCGCGGCATTTCGTGGACTGGCTGTCGCAGGCCGGGCAGACGTACTGGCAGGTGATGCCGCTCGGCCCCACCGGGTACGGGGACAGCCCCTACCAGGCCTTCAGCGCCTTTGCCGGGAACCCCTACCTGATCGACCTCGCCACGCTGCGGGAGGAGGGGCTGCTGGGGGAAGGGGATTTCGCGGACCTGCCGACATTTAATGCCGACCGTGTGGACTTCGGCCTCCAGTACGTGTGGCGGAGCGGGATGCTCAGGCGGGCCTACGCGCACTTCCTGAGCGGCAGCGCTGAACATCTGAGAACCGACTTCGAGGCCTTCAAGACCGAGGAGGCGTCCTGGCTGGACGACTACTCGCTCTTCGCCGCCCTCAAGGACGAGCAGGGGGGCCTGCCCTGGAATGCCTGGGAGCCGGGGCTGCGGGACCGCGAGCTGGGGGCGCTGGCGGCGGCGCGGGGGAGGCTCGCCTCCGACATCGAGCGGGTGAAGTTCATCCAGTTCCTGTTCTTCCGGCAGTGGACGGCCCTGCGCGGGTACGCCCGCGAGCGGGGCGTGCAGGTCATCGGCGACATCCCGATCTTCGTGGCGATGGATTCCAGCGACGCCTGGGCGAACCGGGGGCAGTTCTACTTCGACGACCAGGGGCAGCCCACCGTCGTGGCGGGTGTGCCGCCGGACTACTTCAGCGAGACGGGGCAGCTCTGGGGCAACCCGCTGTACCGCTGGGACGTGATGAAGGCGGACGGCTTTAAATGGTGGATCGAGCGTTTCCGGGGCAGCCTGCACCTGTACGACCTCATCCGTATCGACCACTTCCGGGGGTTGGCGGGCTACTGGGAGATTCCCTTCCCCGCCGAGACCGCGATTCACGGGCAGTGGGTTCCTGCCCTCGGCCACGAGATGCTGGAGGCGGTGCAGAACGCGCTGGGCAGCATTCCCATCATCGCGGAGGACCTGGGCGTCATCACCCCCGACGTGGAGAAGCTGCGCGACGACTTCGAGTTGCCGGGTATGGCCGTGCTGCAATTCGCGTTCGGCGGGGGCGACTTCAGCGTGAACGCCTTCCTGCCGCACAACCTGCGGGTCAATCAGGTCGTGTATACCGGCACCCACGACAACGACACCTCGCGCGGCTGGTGGCGCAACGCCGACGAATCCGAGCGGCACAACTTCCGCACGTACACGCACAACAACCCCACGGAGGAGACGTTTGCCTGGCAGCTTATCGAGCTGGCCTTCGGGAGCCGCGCCGACCTCGCCATCGTGCCCCTTCAGGACGTGCTGAACCTGGGCAGCGAGTTCCGCATGAACCTCCCCGGCACGACCGGCCCCCAGAACTGGACCTGGCGCTACCGCGAAGGCGAGTTGCGCCCCGACCTCGCCGCGAGGCTGCGGGAAGTGACCGAGCGGACGGGCCGCCTGGCGTAA
- the panC gene encoding pantoate--beta-alanine ligase, which produces MTSVTLRVVETPAELRQGLSGAGRVGLVPTMGYLHEGHAALIRRARAECDAVVVSVFVNPRQFGANEDLGRYPRDLERDLHVAGEAGADLLFHPDVETMYPPGYASTVSVGGVSEPLEGTSRPGHFDGVATVVLKLFNLVQPHQAYFGEKDWQQLAVVRRMVRDLNVPVEIVGVPTVREASGLALSSRNAYLTPEQRGRAVILSRALRAVQEAAAAGGRDTASLRQAGLNVLTQDPEVDLDYLTVVDGDMHERGRVENDPMTRVLVAARMFGVRLIDNLPLWPEGDPA; this is translated from the coding sequence TTGACCTCCGTGACCCTGCGTGTGGTGGAGACTCCCGCCGAACTCCGGCAGGGGCTTTCGGGAGCCGGGCGGGTCGGCCTGGTCCCCACGATGGGCTACCTGCACGAGGGGCACGCCGCCCTGATCCGCCGGGCCCGCGCCGAGTGCGACGCGGTGGTCGTCAGCGTCTTCGTGAACCCGCGGCAGTTCGGCGCGAACGAGGACCTGGGCCGCTACCCCCGCGACCTCGAGCGCGACCTGCACGTGGCGGGCGAGGCGGGCGCCGACCTGCTCTTTCACCCGGACGTGGAGACGATGTACCCGCCCGGCTACGCCTCGACCGTCTCGGTGGGCGGCGTGTCGGAACCGCTGGAGGGAACGTCGCGCCCCGGCCACTTCGACGGCGTGGCGACGGTGGTGCTCAAGCTCTTCAACCTCGTGCAACCCCATCAGGCCTACTTCGGCGAGAAGGACTGGCAGCAGCTCGCGGTCGTGCGGCGGATGGTGCGGGACCTGAACGTTCCGGTCGAGATCGTCGGCGTGCCTACCGTCCGCGAGGCGTCAGGACTGGCGTTGAGCAGCCGCAACGCCTACCTGACCCCGGAGCAGCGGGGCCGGGCGGTGATCCTCTCCCGGGCGTTGCGGGCGGTGCAGGAGGCCGCGGCGGCGGGCGGGCGCGACACGGCGAGCCTCCGTCAGGCGGGGCTGAACGTGCTGACTCAGGACCCGGAGGTGGACCTCGACTACCTGACGGTCGTGGACGGTGACATGCACGAAAGAGGGCGTGTGGAGAATGATCCCATGACCCGCGTGCTGGTGGCCGCCCGGATGTTCGGCGTGAGGCTGATCGACAACCTGCCCCTGTGGCCGGAGGGAGACCCGGCGTGA
- a CDS encoding HD domain-containing phosphohydrolase: MFEDLDFFDYPLTPAPGRPAPRPAVPQGERPGLAQMLLEAQPAALFLLDGAGLILEVGGAWEAVTGIPPAEASGQPLQRWLRYDRARHPGVLRGAGGVLEEVTLTARQGSQVARVTWASRGGYVAGSLEPLAPAAQHAFRTAERLQDAERALDEVVRLLGVSQDAWQADHVRRIVDLAERLAVAAGLSPAEVRAVRWGAALHDVGKARVPQAILQKPGPLDPLEHAVIRQHPAWGVQLLADLLFLPLQTLDAVRHHHERWDGRGYPIGLSGHHIPLSARIVSIADVFDALLSTRPYKRAWSYQEAVEHLITEAGRQFDPHLTRIFVCRVLGFTHLEDRFGCGDARPEESEE, translated from the coding sequence GTGTTTGAGGATCTGGACTTCTTCGATTACCCCCTCACCCCGGCCCCGGGCCGTCCCGCTCCCCGTCCCGCCGTGCCCCAGGGTGAGCGGCCCGGGCTGGCCCAAATGCTGCTGGAGGCGCAGCCCGCGGCCCTGTTCCTGCTGGACGGGGCCGGGCTGATTCTGGAGGTGGGCGGGGCCTGGGAGGCCGTGACCGGCATTCCCCCCGCCGAGGCGAGTGGGCAACCCCTGCAACGCTGGCTGCGCTACGACCGCGCCCGGCATCCCGGGGTGCTGCGCGGCGCGGGGGGCGTGCTGGAGGAGGTCACCCTGACCGCCCGCCAGGGCAGCCAGGTGGCCCGCGTTACCTGGGCCAGCCGGGGCGGGTACGTCGCCGGGTCGCTGGAGCCGCTCGCGCCCGCCGCGCAGCACGCCTTTCGCACCGCCGAGCGCCTCCAGGACGCGGAGCGCGCCCTGGACGAGGTCGTGCGGCTGCTGGGCGTCAGCCAGGACGCCTGGCAGGCCGACCACGTGCGCCGCATCGTGGATCTCGCCGAGCGCCTGGCCGTCGCCGCCGGGCTGAGCCCCGCCGAGGTCCGTGCCGTGCGCTGGGGGGCGGCGCTGCACGACGTGGGCAAGGCCCGGGTGCCGCAGGCGATCCTGCAAAAGCCCGGCCCGCTCGATCCCCTGGAGCACGCGGTCATCCGCCAGCACCCCGCCTGGGGCGTGCAGCTTCTGGCGGACCTGCTGTTCCTGCCGCTCCAGACGCTTGACGCCGTGCGCCACCACCACGAGCGCTGGGACGGCCGGGGCTACCCCATCGGCCTGAGCGGCCACCATATCCCGCTGAGCGCCCGCATCGTCAGCATCGCGGACGTGTTCGACGCCCTGCTCAGCACCCGGCCCTACAAGCGTGCCTGGAGCTATCAGGAGGCCGTCGAGCACCTCATCACCGAGGCGGGCCGCCAGTTCGACCCGCACCTCACCCGCATCTTCGTGTGCCGGGTGCTGGGCTTTACCCACCTGGAGGACCGCTTCGGCTGTGGGGACGCCCGCCCAGAAGAGTCAGAAGAGTAG
- a CDS encoding type IV pilus twitching motility protein PilT, with protein sequence MTLDELLHEMVSRRASDVHLQVGSPPMGRVDGHLLPFGTEPLGPGDTAALAQALLTPDQWEDFGYRNELDLAHSVPGLGRFRCNVFRQRGAVGIVMRTVLVNIPSFETLGLPAEVMRAFAETSRGLVLVTGPTGSGKSTTLASLIDYINQTCAYNIITVEDPIEFLHRNRRSLVVQREVGSDTRDFRTALKYALRQDPDVIMIGEMRDKETVEAALSAAQTGHLVLSTLHTQDAVRTVNRIIDFFAPHERDQIRVQLAESLVGIISQRLLRRADGLGRVLGTEVLLNTPLVQEYIKDEEKTYLIKDALIEDNIRGMHTFDQHLVQLYRHHLITLDEALDHATSPHEVRLMVTRAGYAS encoded by the coding sequence GTGACCCTCGACGAGCTGCTGCACGAGATGGTGAGCCGCCGCGCCTCGGACGTTCACCTCCAGGTCGGCAGCCCACCGATGGGCCGGGTGGACGGCCACCTGCTGCCCTTCGGCACCGAGCCGCTGGGTCCCGGCGACACGGCCGCCCTCGCGCAGGCCCTGCTGACGCCCGACCAGTGGGAGGATTTCGGCTACCGCAACGAACTCGACCTCGCGCACAGCGTGCCGGGGCTGGGCCGCTTCCGCTGCAACGTGTTCCGCCAGCGGGGCGCGGTCGGCATCGTGATGCGCACGGTGCTGGTCAACATCCCCAGTTTCGAGACCCTGGGCCTCCCCGCCGAGGTCATGCGGGCCTTTGCCGAGACCTCGCGCGGCCTGGTCCTGGTCACCGGCCCCACGGGCAGCGGCAAGAGCACCACCCTCGCCTCGCTCATCGACTACATCAACCAGACCTGCGCCTACAACATCATCACGGTCGAGGACCCCATCGAGTTCCTGCACCGCAACCGCCGGAGCCTGGTCGTGCAGCGCGAGGTGGGGTCGGACACGCGCGACTTCCGCACCGCCCTGAAGTACGCCCTGCGCCAGGACCCCGACGTGATCATGATCGGCGAGATGCGCGACAAGGAGACGGTCGAGGCCGCCCTCTCCGCCGCGCAGACCGGGCACCTCGTCCTCTCGACCCTGCACACCCAGGACGCCGTGCGGACGGTCAACCGCATCATCGACTTCTTCGCCCCGCACGAGCGCGACCAGATCCGGGTGCAGCTCGCGGAGTCGCTCGTCGGCATCATCAGCCAGCGGCTGCTGCGCCGCGCCGACGGCCTGGGCCGGGTGCTGGGCACTGAGGTGCTGCTGAACACCCCGCTCGTGCAGGAGTACATCAAGGACGAGGAGAAGACCTACCTCATCAAGGACGCCCTGATCGAGGACAATATCCGCGGGATGCACACCTTCGACCAGCATCTCGTGCAGCTCTACCGTCACCACCTCATCACGCTCGACGAGGCGCTCGACCACGCGACCAGCCCCCACGAGGTGCGCCTGATGGTGACCCGGGCGGGCTACGCGTCGTGA
- a CDS encoding TIGR00282 family metallophosphoesterase has protein sequence MLRVLFVGDVYGQPGRRVLATHLPTIRSQFDFVIVNGENAAGGFGLHREAADAILKAGGDCITLGNHAWHHKDVFSLMLDEERYPIVRPLNYADPGTPGVGWRTFQVRGADGTQERLTVVNVLGRVFMEAVANPFRAVDELLEREGLGNVFVDMHAEATSEKAALAWHLDGRVAAVIGTHTHVVTADTRILPGGTAFQTDVGFTGPSNSIIGADPEGPIQKFLTERPHRFGVAGGPAELNGVIVQMEGGKALAAERYRYAEEG, from the coding sequence ATGCTTCGAGTGCTGTTCGTGGGGGACGTGTATGGGCAACCGGGCCGCCGGGTGCTGGCGACGCATCTGCCGACCATCCGCTCCCAGTTCGACTTCGTGATCGTGAACGGCGAGAACGCCGCCGGGGGCTTTGGGCTGCACCGCGAGGCCGCCGACGCGATCCTGAAAGCCGGAGGGGACTGTATCACGCTGGGCAACCATGCCTGGCACCACAAGGATGTCTTTTCCTTAATGCTCGACGAGGAGCGCTACCCCATCGTGCGTCCGCTCAACTATGCCGACCCCGGCACGCCCGGCGTGGGCTGGCGGACGTTTCAGGTGCGGGGGGCGGACGGCACCCAGGAGCGGCTGACGGTCGTGAACGTGCTCGGCCGGGTCTTTATGGAGGCGGTCGCCAACCCCTTCCGGGCGGTGGACGAGCTGCTGGAGCGGGAGGGGCTCGGGAACGTGTTCGTGGACATGCACGCCGAGGCAACGAGCGAGAAGGCGGCGCTGGCGTGGCACCTGGACGGGCGAGTGGCCGCCGTGATCGGGACGCACACGCACGTGGTGACGGCGGACACGCGGATTCTGCCGGGCGGCACGGCCTTTCAGACCGATGTGGGGTTCACGGGGCCGTCGAACAGCATCATCGGGGCGGACCCGGAGGGCCCCATCCAGAAGTTCCTGACCGAGCGCCCGCACCGCTTCGGGGTGGCGGGGGGTCCGGCGGAGCTGAACGGGGTGATTGTCCAGATGGAGGGGGGGAAGGCCCTGGCCGCCGAGCGTTACCGTTACGCCGAGGAGGGCTGA
- a CDS encoding phage holin family protein, whose amino-acid sequence MGFLIRLLVNALALYLVSRTYAGVSFAPGADVGSILIAALVLGIVNALIRPVLLLLSLPVNLLTLGLFTLVVNGIVLWLVASVTALNVAGFGAAIVGAIILAIISWILDAGVSALGLDGGQR is encoded by the coding sequence ATGGGTTTCCTGATTCGCTTGCTGGTGAATGCGCTGGCGCTGTACCTTGTCTCGCGGACGTACGCGGGCGTCTCCTTCGCGCCGGGGGCGGACGTGGGGAGCATCCTGATCGCCGCGCTCGTGCTGGGCATCGTGAACGCGCTCATCCGCCCGGTGCTGCTGCTCCTGAGCCTGCCGGTCAACCTGCTCACCCTGGGGCTCTTCACGCTCGTGGTGAACGGAATCGTGCTGTGGCTGGTGGCGAGCGTGACGGCCCTGAACGTGGCGGGTTTCGGCGCCGCCATCGTGGGGGCGATCATCCTGGCGATCATCAGTTGGATTCTCGACGCGGGTGTGAGCGCGCTCGGGCTGGACGGGGGGCAGCGTTGA
- a CDS encoding N-acetylmuramoyl-L-alanine amidase family protein, producing MKRLLLLLPLVAATALAAPRVGTHDGYTRVVFDLPRTTSASTRVSGQSVTIRLGVSLPAAQGKLSAPGLTAYTVKGSTVTVTLAKDHGSAKVSVLPPRDGQGARLVIDVPTSVAAAKVPSTPVRTAPAAVTRPTGTRAPTRPRVVLDPGHGGVDPGMRSPWVQEHEVTLAVALRVRDELRKHGVDVVMTRDKNADLSADKATDLDMRSRLATTGKTSAFVSIHVNASTNPAGQGIETYYFGQPLDASRSRAITENGGGSVGAELTRRAANSAQNLLGDLLAQAKLAFSRQLAQKVQSHLISATGAVNRGVQTDAFYVIRNPTTPAILIEIGFGSSPIEGPRLAQPAYRDRVATAIARAILDFLNMK from the coding sequence GTGAAGCGTCTCCTTCTCCTCCTCCCCCTCGTGGCGGCCACCGCCCTCGCCGCGCCCCGCGTGGGCACCCACGACGGCTACACGCGGGTGGTGTTCGACCTGCCGCGCACCACCTCTGCCAGCACCAGGGTGAGCGGCCAGAGCGTGACCATCCGGCTCGGGGTCAGCCTGCCCGCCGCGCAGGGGAAGCTGAGCGCCCCCGGCCTGACGGCCTACACGGTCAAGGGCAGCACCGTGACCGTCACGCTGGCGAAGGACCACGGGAGCGCCAAGGTCAGTGTGCTGCCCCCCAGGGACGGCCAGGGCGCCCGGCTGGTGATCGACGTGCCGACGAGTGTGGCGGCCGCAAAGGTGCCGTCCACGCCCGTCCGCACGGCACCCGCCGCCGTGACCCGTCCCACCGGCACCCGGGCGCCCACCCGTCCCCGCGTGGTCCTCGATCCGGGGCACGGCGGCGTCGACCCGGGCATGCGGAGCCCCTGGGTGCAGGAACACGAGGTTACGCTCGCCGTGGCCCTGCGCGTCCGTGACGAGCTGCGGAAGCACGGGGTGGACGTGGTGATGACCCGTGACAAGAACGCCGACCTGAGCGCGGACAAGGCCACGGACCTCGACATGCGTTCCAGGCTGGCAACGACGGGCAAAACGAGCGCCTTTGTCAGCATTCATGTCAACGCCTCCACCAACCCCGCCGGGCAGGGCATCGAGACGTATTACTTCGGGCAACCGCTCGACGCCAGCCGCAGCCGCGCCATCACGGAAAACGGTGGTGGGAGCGTCGGTGCCGAGCTGACACGCCGGGCCGCGAACAGCGCCCAAAACTTGCTCGGCGATCTGCTCGCCCAGGCCAAGCTCGCCTTCTCGCGCCAGCTCGCCCAGAAGGTCCAGTCGCACCTGATCTCCGCGACGGGCGCCGTGAACCGGGGCGTGCAGACCGACGCTTTTTACGTCATCCGCAACCCCACCACGCCCGCCATCCTGATCGAGATCGGCTTCGGCTCCAGCCCGATCGAGGGTCCCCGCCTCGCCCAGCCCGCCTACCGAGACCGGGTGGCGACGGCGATTGCGCGGGCGATTCTGGATTTTTTGAACATGAAGTAG
- a CDS encoding cob(I)yrinic acid a,c-diamide adenosyltransferase, translating into MKLYTKTGDDGSTGLYGPERVSKTHVRVEAYGTVDELNSAVGLARAHNAAGGPPDEELEADLEYLQNALFDVGADLATRQGSVSASKISRLDDQDVAHMEAMIDRYQEVAPVFRGFVHPGGTLTAAALHIARTIARRAEREVIRLAEVEEINPAVLVYLNRTSDLLFVMARAVNQRSGVSEHAWLVKGRR; encoded by the coding sequence ATGAAGCTCTATACGAAGACCGGCGACGACGGCTCCACCGGACTGTACGGCCCCGAGCGGGTCAGCAAGACGCACGTGCGGGTCGAGGCGTACGGCACGGTGGACGAACTCAACAGCGCGGTGGGGCTGGCCCGGGCACACAACGCGGCGGGCGGGCCGCCGGACGAGGAGTTGGAGGCCGACCTCGAATACCTCCAGAACGCCCTCTTCGACGTGGGGGCCGACCTCGCCACCCGCCAGGGCAGCGTCTCGGCGAGCAAGATCAGCCGTCTGGACGACCAGGACGTGGCCCACATGGAGGCGATGATCGACCGCTACCAGGAGGTCGCGCCCGTCTTCAGGGGCTTCGTCCACCCGGGTGGCACCCTGACCGCCGCCGCCCTGCACATCGCCCGCACGATTGCCCGCCGCGCTGAACGCGAGGTCATCCGGCTCGCGGAGGTCGAGGAGATCAACCCGGCCGTCCTCGTGTACCTCAACCGCACCTCGGACCTGCTGTTCGTGATGGCCCGCGCCGTCAACCAGCGGTCAGGGGTGAGCGAGCATGCCTGGCTGGTGAAGGGGCGGCGGTAG
- a CDS encoding transcription elongation factor GreA: MTKTRIPMTQRGYDKLRETLQYLKTTRREQISEYMGSAIADGDLRESAAYDEARMQQSENEARIIELEDQLERAQIIAEDASGGAGLGARVRVRDEKGKEHNFELVGTYEVDVLKGRVSDASPIGQALSGARPGQTVTVQLPKGTAKFEVLDVTYS; the protein is encoded by the coding sequence ATGACCAAGACTCGCATTCCCATGACGCAGCGGGGCTACGACAAGCTGCGGGAAACATTGCAGTACCTCAAGACCACGCGCCGCGAGCAGATCAGCGAGTATATGGGCTCGGCCATCGCCGACGGCGACCTGCGCGAGAGTGCCGCCTACGACGAGGCCCGCATGCAGCAGAGCGAGAACGAGGCGCGCATCATCGAACTCGAAGACCAGCTCGAGCGCGCCCAGATCATCGCCGAGGACGCTTCCGGCGGGGCGGGCCTGGGCGCCCGGGTCCGCGTGCGCGACGAGAAGGGCAAGGAACACAACTTCGAACTCGTCGGCACCTACGAGGTGGATGTCCTGAAGGGCAGGGTCAGCGACGCCAGCCCCATCGGTCAGGCGCTCAGCGGCGCCCGCCCCGGCCAGACGGTGACCGTGCAGCTCCCCAAGGGCACGGCGAAGTTCGAGGTGCTGGACGTCACGTACAGCTAA